One window of the Trifolium pratense cultivar HEN17-A07 linkage group LG2, ARS_RC_1.1, whole genome shotgun sequence genome contains the following:
- the LOC123909132 gene encoding succinate dehydrogenase assembly factor 1, mitochondrial, protein MGGTKVQRLSGMQKQVLSLYRGFLRVARSKSEEERRNIESVVNQEFRRNSKEVDRKNFQYIEYLLRRGNKQLDQLRKPGTIGLSSLQIDFSKIS, encoded by the coding sequence atggGAGGAACCAAAGTGCAAAGACTTTCTGGAATGCAAAAACAAGTACTTAGTTTATACAGAGGATTTCTACGTGTAGCACGTTCCAAATCTGAGGAAGAACGCCGCAACATTGAATCGGTAGTGAATCAAGAGTTTCGGCGAAATTCGAAGGAAGTGGATCGGAagaattttcaatatattgaaTATTTACTTCGCCGTGGTAATAAACAGCTTGATCAGCTTCGGAAACCTGGTACAATTGGGTTATCTTCCTTGCAAATTGATTTCTCAAAGATTAGCTAA